From Echinicola jeungdonensis, the proteins below share one genomic window:
- a CDS encoding class I SAM-dependent methyltransferase gives MNIQALNQLLGNIDIYLLDQILKGRFDQEMKILDAGCGEGRNLIYLIKEGYQAFGVDQNPTAIQMTRTYAKTIKPKYDVFRFQVAQVEDLPFHKGAFEAVISSAVLHFAQNKPHFFKQFDEMMRVLQPEGILFLRMTTGFGGMQERAIEKEGGVYVLPDGSQRFLMTKSILEQLEEEYNLHHLEQPKSVLVHDQRAMGVFVMQKGTKTNQMT, from the coding sequence ATGAATATCCAAGCACTCAACCAATTGCTGGGAAACATAGATATTTACCTGCTGGACCAAATTTTAAAGGGAAGGTTTGACCAGGAAATGAAAATCCTGGATGCAGGATGTGGGGAAGGAAGAAATCTGATTTATTTGATAAAGGAAGGATACCAAGCTTTTGGGGTAGATCAAAACCCTACAGCCATCCAAATGACCAGAACATATGCCAAAACCATCAAGCCTAAATATGATGTCTTCCGGTTTCAAGTAGCTCAAGTGGAAGACTTACCCTTTCACAAAGGTGCTTTTGAAGCAGTGATCAGTTCGGCAGTACTCCACTTTGCCCAAAACAAACCCCATTTTTTTAAGCAATTTGATGAAATGATGCGGGTTCTTCAGCCGGAAGGGATCCTATTTCTCCGAATGACCACCGGTTTTGGGGGAATGCAGGAAAGAGCCATCGAAAAAGAAGGTGGAGTATACGTATTGCCTGATGGTTCTCAACGGTTTTTAATGACAAAATCCATTCTGGAACAATTGGAAGAAGAATATAATCTTCATCATCTGGAACAGCCCAAATCGGTATTGGTACATGACCAAAGGGCCATGGGGGTATTTGTTATGCAAAAAGGAACAAAAACCAACCAAATGACATAA
- a CDS encoding patatin-like phospholipase family protein, which produces MFNQNPNLKSSSKQTISLVLSGGGARGMAHIGVIEALEEAGYQIGSIAGCSMGALVGGIYARGKLQDYKEWICNLDRIDVFSLMDFTLSTRGFIKGNKVFQEIKPFIGDELIEDLPIPFACNAVNITTGEEKIFSSGSLMQAIRASAAIPTIIQPFLLEGEFYVDGGVMSPIPLALAKDFKQDLIIASDVNAPIACQVTINSQNQPKPLISVPAWVVDYKNKMAKFLPQEEKEKPKLPSFLDLMNLSFDLMQDRLSDYIIQTYSVDAVIQMSRKICGTFEFYRAKEIIDIGREQTYATLKQLNP; this is translated from the coding sequence ATGTTCAATCAAAACCCTAATTTAAAAAGTAGTTCAAAACAAACCATTTCCCTGGTATTGTCTGGTGGGGGGGCCAGGGGAATGGCCCATATTGGGGTGATTGAAGCATTGGAAGAGGCGGGTTACCAAATTGGATCCATTGCTGGATGTTCCATGGGGGCTTTGGTGGGCGGTATTTATGCCCGGGGGAAATTACAGGATTATAAAGAATGGATTTGCAATCTGGACCGGATCGATGTGTTTTCCCTGATGGACTTTACATTATCCACCCGTGGATTTATCAAAGGCAATAAAGTTTTTCAGGAAATCAAACCCTTTATTGGAGATGAGCTAATTGAGGATCTCCCCATCCCCTTTGCCTGCAATGCTGTTAATATCACCACTGGAGAGGAAAAAATTTTTAGTTCTGGCAGTTTGATGCAGGCCATCAGGGCTTCTGCGGCCATTCCAACCATTATTCAGCCTTTTTTATTGGAGGGAGAATTTTATGTGGACGGCGGTGTGATGTCGCCCATTCCCCTTGCACTGGCCAAGGATTTTAAACAAGACCTAATCATTGCCTCTGATGTCAATGCGCCTATAGCTTGCCAGGTTACAATTAATTCCCAAAACCAGCCAAAACCCCTTATTTCAGTTCCCGCGTGGGTTGTGGATTATAAAAACAAAATGGCCAAATTCCTTCCCCAGGAAGAAAAAGAAAAGCCCAAATTGCCCAGTTTTTTGGACCTGATGAACCTTTCCTTTGACCTGATGCAGGACCGCTTATCTGATTATATAATTCAGACGTATTCCGTGGATGCCGTCATTCAAATGTCCCGGAAAATTTGTGGTACCTTTGAATTTTACCGGGCAAAAGAAATCATCGACATAGGAAGAGAACAGACCTATGCCACCTTAAAACAGTTAAATCCATGA
- a CDS encoding M28 family peptidase, which produces MKTPKILPLLLFVLFPLLIQGQIIDREQLLQDIKYLSSDELQGRKPLSEGSKKAQKYIKKRFKDLELTSQYQNYTQYFSFNNGGNNIVDAANIIAFIPGEKSQNIIVITAHYDHLGKQDDKIYNGADDNASGTAALMAMAAYFNENRPHHSLIFAALDAEEMGLQGAKALVNDFPFSLDQVILNINMDMISRNDNNELYASGTQHYPQLKPILKEASESAAVKLRFGHDIANSGNDDWTHASDHAAFHDKGIPFIYFGVEDHEDYHQHTDDFEKIDPDFYFNAVDLILNCTKALDENL; this is translated from the coding sequence ATGAAAACGCCAAAAATCCTGCCTTTATTGCTTTTTGTACTTTTTCCTTTGTTGATCCAAGGACAAATAATCGACAGGGAGCAGCTTCTCCAGGACATCAAATATTTATCTTCCGACGAATTACAGGGAAGAAAGCCCCTATCTGAAGGCAGTAAAAAAGCACAAAAATATATCAAAAAGCGGTTTAAAGACCTGGAGCTGACCAGTCAATATCAGAATTACACCCAATATTTTTCTTTTAATAATGGTGGAAATAATATTGTGGATGCGGCCAACATCATTGCTTTTATCCCGGGGGAAAAAAGTCAAAATATCATTGTCATCACTGCGCATTATGACCATTTGGGAAAACAAGACGATAAAATTTATAATGGAGCCGATGATAATGCTTCCGGAACTGCTGCCCTTATGGCCATGGCCGCCTATTTTAATGAAAACAGACCCCATCACTCCCTTATTTTTGCTGCATTGGATGCCGAGGAAATGGGACTTCAGGGTGCAAAGGCCCTGGTGAATGATTTTCCTTTTTCCCTGGATCAGGTCATCCTGAACATCAATATGGACATGATCAGCAGGAATGATAATAATGAGTTGTACGCTTCCGGAACCCAACATTACCCCCAGCTTAAACCCATTTTAAAAGAGGCATCTGAAAGTGCTGCTGTAAAACTTCGCTTTGGACATGATATTGCCAATTCCGGAAATGATGACTGGACCCATGCTTCTGACCATGCTGCTTTTCATGACAAGGGAATCCCATTTATTTATTTTGGGGTAGAGGACCATGAAGATTATCACCAACATACGGATGATTTCGAAAAAATTGACCCTGATTTCTATTTTAACGCTGTTGATTTAATTTTGAATTGTACTAAAGCATTGGATGAAAACCTTTGA
- a CDS encoding NTPase gives MKYIAVLFLWLSTIFQTFCQNTVPPFFLDGKAVVLISAAPDARPVIDWKSIAQEIHPDLVEAGGDPVAYYELEEITLSEEIQGQYAQQFKQRQISNIVVLTRKSSGQVFLNIIPFNGKSDIISAGENWSVQAEGLKELSEKLIAKEASQKSQNLMPLEVPTFLPPLVGGASGGGDVSGNFLARNPLNLNMFKLGVPLSGTSGQTALLTSYRYDLIGRSKAAIQAEQQAEKAGLERIMEEHYPHEVVYLSTIKSKEELLDERIQFVLMRVEGREGDLMESMGVNSASSIDKDRIVVKYYIKFLVRDELYRGPVWDAHPYGQKALIQFLENLKVGG, from the coding sequence ATGAAATATATTGCGGTCCTATTTTTATGGCTTTCTACCATCTTTCAAACATTTTGCCAAAATACTGTTCCTCCTTTTTTTCTGGATGGAAAAGCAGTTGTCCTTATTTCGGCTGCTCCAGATGCCAGGCCAGTTATTGATTGGAAAAGTATTGCTCAGGAAATACACCCGGATTTGGTGGAGGCAGGAGGGGACCCCGTGGCCTATTATGAATTGGAGGAAATAACACTTTCAGAGGAAATTCAGGGCCAATATGCTCAGCAATTTAAGCAACGGCAGATCAGTAATATCGTGGTGCTTACCAGAAAAAGCAGTGGTCAGGTATTTTTGAATATTATTCCCTTTAATGGAAAAAGTGATATCATTTCCGCAGGGGAAAATTGGTCAGTTCAAGCAGAAGGATTGAAGGAATTAAGCGAAAAACTAATAGCAAAAGAAGCTTCCCAAAAATCACAAAACCTTATGCCTTTGGAAGTGCCTACTTTTTTGCCCCCATTGGTAGGTGGTGCCAGTGGCGGTGGGGATGTTTCGGGAAATTTTTTGGCCAGAAATCCTTTAAACCTGAATATGTTTAAACTGGGGGTGCCCCTTTCCGGGACCAGTGGACAAACTGCCCTTTTGACTTCTTACAGGTATGATTTGATCGGAAGGTCAAAAGCAGCCATTCAAGCCGAACAACAAGCTGAAAAAGCTGGACTGGAAAGGATAATGGAGGAACATTATCCCCACGAAGTGGTTTATCTAAGCACTATAAAATCAAAAGAGGAATTGTTGGATGAAAGGATTCAGTTTGTGCTGATGCGGGTGGAAGGCCGCGAAGGTGATTTGATGGAAAGTATGGGTGTGAATTCAGCTTCTTCAATTGATAAAGATAGAATTGTGGTCAAGTATTATATCAAGTTTTTGGTTAGGGATGAACTTTACCGGGGCCCGGTTTGGGATGCCCATCCGTATGGACAAAAGGCTTTAATTCAATTTCTGGAAAATTTGAAAGTAGGAGGGTGA
- a CDS encoding DinB family protein: MKNFIKSLTMLSLIFICTATTLQAQTTMEEFLAKWDNMKAYTLELVEAMPEDKLDFKPSDEARSFRELVMHISGGTVMMSNNFIEKRDPGFDLEKADLTKAELVEMVGMAMDFGKESFKMLTEEELSEKVEVFGNMITRRQALGLIDTHNVHHRGNLVTYLRLNDIKPPQFRAW; encoded by the coding sequence ATGAAAAATTTTATCAAAAGCTTGACAATGCTGAGCTTGATTTTTATTTGCACAGCGACGACGCTTCAGGCGCAAACCACTATGGAGGAATTTTTGGCCAAATGGGACAACATGAAGGCCTATACTTTGGAATTGGTGGAAGCCATGCCTGAGGACAAGTTGGACTTTAAGCCCTCAGATGAAGCGAGAAGTTTCAGGGAATTGGTCATGCATATTTCCGGAGGTACGGTGATGATGTCCAATAATTTCATTGAAAAAAGGGATCCAGGTTTTGACCTCGAAAAAGCAGATTTGACTAAAGCGGAATTGGTAGAAATGGTAGGAATGGCCATGGATTTTGGTAAGGAGAGTTTCAAAATGCTTACCGAGGAGGAACTTTCAGAAAAAGTGGAAGTATTTGGTAACATGATTACCCGAAGACAAGCTTTGGGTTTAATTGACACCCACAACGTTCATCACCGTGGTAACTTGGTGACCTATTTAAGATTAAACGATATTAAACCCCCTCAATTCAGGGCTTGGTAA
- the gldD gene encoding gliding motility lipoprotein GldD has translation MNWRSNCLFLLFFIFLACERTYLPKPKGFNRIDLPKPKYEKLNGPYPYDFEKSTYSTVEADSFNLDEKHWINLNYKNFGAKVHLTYKEIKGGEKSLRSYLNDALNLTAKHQIKAYSIEESVLKTPNGYTGVVAELSGEVPTQFQFFVTDSTQNFLRGALYFNTAVKNDSLAPVIEFIKVDMMNLINTVKFENSN, from the coding sequence ATGAATTGGAGAAGTAATTGCTTGTTTTTATTGTTTTTCATCTTTCTGGCTTGTGAACGTACCTATCTGCCCAAGCCTAAGGGGTTTAACCGCATTGATTTACCAAAACCAAAATATGAAAAGCTGAACGGTCCCTATCCTTACGATTTTGAAAAATCCACCTACAGCACTGTGGAGGCGGATAGCTTTAATTTGGATGAAAAACACTGGATCAATTTAAATTATAAAAATTTTGGGGCAAAAGTCCACTTGACCTATAAAGAGATAAAGGGGGGAGAAAAATCCCTTAGGAGCTACCTCAATGATGCCTTAAACCTTACTGCCAAGCACCAGATCAAAGCTTATAGCATAGAGGAATCCGTGCTGAAAACACCAAATGGCTATACGGGCGTGGTGGCAGAATTAAGTGGTGAGGTGCCTACCCAGTTTCAGTTTTTTGTAACCGATTCTACCCAAAATTTCCTCCGTGGGGCACTGTATTTCAATACTGCAGTAAAAAATGATTCCCTGGCCCCAGTAATAGAATTTATCAAGGTGGACATGATGAATTTGATCAATACGGTTAAATTTGAAAATTCAAATTGA
- a CDS encoding glycoside hydrolase family 10 protein encodes MMLRNNCLLLLICLLTACASNKNISRVHLPWSPKPEVSSPEVKPKEEEKELTKLEEKKALPAFEAPKRELRGVWIATIANIDWPVSPQDDFAQQQKDFIQILDFYKQRNFNAVFVQIRASGDAFYPSHYAPWSKYLTGKQGKSPNTAMNPLTWMIQEAHQRGMEFHAWLNPFRATSDLNTDQLSPNHDYFKHPEWMVEYAGKYYYNPGLPSVQNHMLEIVGEVVENYKIDGVHFDDYFYPYKVSGLTFNDQLAYQKYGKDLSLGDWRRSNVNDLIRNVNNLVEEKKPWVQFGVSPFGVWRNASVDPKGSDTKAGHTNYDDLYADPLTWMKNGWVDYLIPQIYWSMDFPEAAYRELVQWWADHSHGTRLYLGNGAYKVRNNQDKSWNDKLELSRQVAWGRRYPQVAGNVFFRAKSLMGLNRDVADVLENTVYQQPVLTPPKSVHPAEVFDQLVPELESKHLSSQGLQVRIGNAYLAKAVALYGFDGTGWKALQTQYAETSLDGEVFVFKQFLENHYDYLAIGFLGNFGQTSQTVVFQP; translated from the coding sequence ATGATGTTAAGAAATAATTGCCTTCTATTGCTGATTTGCTTGTTGACCGCTTGTGCAAGCAATAAGAATATTTCAAGGGTCCATTTACCCTGGTCTCCGAAACCTGAAGTTTCTTCCCCAGAGGTAAAACCAAAGGAAGAGGAAAAGGAACTTACCAAACTGGAAGAAAAAAAGGCCCTTCCTGCCTTTGAGGCCCCAAAGCGGGAATTGAGAGGAGTTTGGATTGCTACCATTGCCAATATTGATTGGCCGGTTTCCCCACAGGATGACTTTGCCCAACAGCAAAAGGACTTCATTCAAATCCTGGACTTTTATAAACAAAGAAACTTCAATGCGGTATTTGTACAGATCAGGGCTTCAGGGGATGCTTTTTATCCTTCCCACTATGCTCCCTGGTCCAAATATCTAACTGGAAAACAGGGCAAATCCCCTAATACCGCAATGAATCCACTTACCTGGATGATACAAGAAGCTCATCAAAGGGGGATGGAATTTCATGCCTGGCTCAATCCATTCCGGGCAACTTCTGACCTCAATACCGATCAGTTAAGCCCCAACCATGATTACTTCAAACATCCGGAATGGATGGTGGAATATGCAGGGAAATATTATTACAATCCTGGTTTACCTTCTGTACAAAATCATATGTTGGAGATAGTTGGCGAGGTGGTTGAAAATTACAAAATAGATGGAGTCCACTTCGATGATTATTTTTACCCCTATAAAGTTTCCGGCTTGACTTTTAATGACCAATTGGCCTACCAAAAATATGGAAAGGACCTATCCTTGGGAGATTGGAGGAGATCCAATGTCAACGATTTGATTAGAAATGTTAATAACCTGGTTGAGGAGAAAAAACCATGGGTACAATTTGGGGTTAGCCCATTTGGGGTTTGGCGAAATGCATCTGTAGACCCCAAAGGCTCGGACACCAAAGCGGGTCATACCAATTATGATGACCTTTATGCGGATCCTTTGACCTGGATGAAAAATGGATGGGTGGATTACCTTATTCCCCAGATTTACTGGAGTATGGATTTTCCGGAGGCTGCTTACCGGGAATTGGTTCAATGGTGGGCAGATCATTCCCATGGAACCCGGTTGTACCTGGGAAATGGAGCTTATAAAGTCAGAAATAACCAGGATAAATCATGGAATGACAAGTTGGAGCTTTCCCGGCAGGTAGCCTGGGGAAGAAGGTATCCCCAAGTAGCCGGTAATGTGTTTTTTAGGGCCAAATCATTGATGGGGCTTAACCGGGATGTGGCCGATGTGCTGGAAAATACGGTTTACCAACAGCCTGTTCTGACTCCCCCTAAATCTGTTCATCCTGCTGAGGTTTTTGATCAACTGGTGCCTGAACTTGAAAGTAAACATTTGTCTTCCCAGGGCCTTCAGGTGAGAATAGGGAATGCGTATTTGGCCAAAGCGGTTGCACTTTATGGTTTTGATGGAACTGGCTGGAAAGCCCTTCAGACACAATATGCGGAAACTTCCCTTGATGGGGAGGTATTTGTGTTTAAACAGTTTTTGGAAAATCATTATGATTATCTGGCCATCGGGTTTTTGGGCAATTTTGGGCAAACCTCACAAACAGTAGTGTTTCAGCCATAG
- a CDS encoding sodium:solute symporter family protein, with translation MTISPLDWGIILAFFVISMLIGVFTSRSAGKSSKDFFLSGRNMPWWLLGVSMVATTFSADTPNLVTDIVRKNGVSGNWVWWAFLLTGMLTVFVYAKLWRRSEITTDLEFYEIRYGGKAAAFLRGFRAIYLGVFFNVVIMATVSLAAIKIGGVMLGLEPIETLLITGVVTVIYSSLGGLKGVLLTDFFQFFIAMAGSIGAAYYILDLPEIGSLNQLFSHPNVSDKLNLLPDFNDMNLIIPLLIMPIAIQWWATWYPGAEPGGGGYIAQRMLSAKDEKNAVGATLLFNIAHYALRPWPWIIIALSSLIIFPQIQDMQAAFPHMPADKLGNDLAYSAMLTYLPNGLIGLVLASLIAAVMSTLSTHLNWGSSYVVNDFYLRFVKPEASEKELVATGRISTVVLMVLAALLALALSNALEAFNILLQIGAGTGLIFILRWFWWRINAYTEISAMIISFLVALFFEVFNPRYEWISIPDNMAYLKLLFGVGITTITWLAVTLLTPPEKESILLAFYKKVHPAAYGWKKLLHKYPKEKVEQGQLPLEIGLMLTGSIAIYTTLFAIGFWVYGQIIAAGLATLVSIIGFVILFKNWKKIRFL, from the coding sequence ATGACCATTTCTCCTTTGGACTGGGGCATTATCCTGGCCTTTTTTGTAATTTCCATGTTGATCGGGGTGTTTACCTCCAGAAGTGCAGGCAAAAGCAGCAAGGACTTTTTCCTTTCCGGAAGAAACATGCCTTGGTGGCTTCTGGGGGTCTCCATGGTGGCCACTACTTTTTCTGCAGATACGCCCAACCTGGTCACAGACATTGTCCGTAAAAATGGGGTTTCCGGTAACTGGGTTTGGTGGGCTTTTTTGCTGACCGGCATGCTAACCGTCTTTGTGTATGCCAAATTGTGGAGAAGATCTGAAATCACTACCGATCTGGAGTTTTATGAAATCCGCTATGGCGGAAAAGCTGCAGCCTTCTTGCGTGGATTCCGGGCAATTTATTTGGGCGTGTTTTTCAATGTAGTCATTATGGCAACTGTTTCCCTGGCTGCTATCAAAATCGGCGGAGTGATGCTGGGCCTGGAGCCCATTGAAACCTTGTTGATAACTGGGGTAGTGACGGTAATTTATAGTTCCCTGGGGGGCCTGAAGGGGGTATTGCTGACGGATTTTTTTCAGTTTTTTATAGCCATGGCCGGGTCCATTGGAGCAGCTTATTATATTCTTGATTTGCCCGAAATCGGTTCTTTAAATCAGCTATTCAGCCATCCCAATGTTTCAGATAAATTGAACCTTTTGCCGGATTTCAATGACATGAATCTGATCATCCCATTGCTGATCATGCCCATAGCCATACAGTGGTGGGCCACCTGGTATCCTGGAGCTGAGCCAGGCGGAGGGGGTTACATTGCCCAGCGGATGTTATCAGCCAAAGATGAAAAAAATGCGGTTGGCGCTACCCTTTTATTTAACATCGCCCATTATGCCTTGAGGCCCTGGCCTTGGATTATCATTGCGCTCTCTTCATTGATCATTTTTCCGCAAATCCAAGACATGCAAGCTGCCTTTCCCCATATGCCTGCCGACAAACTGGGTAATGACCTGGCCTATTCAGCTATGCTCACCTATCTACCCAATGGCCTAATCGGTTTGGTGTTGGCATCTTTGATTGCTGCGGTAATGTCCACCCTTTCCACGCACCTTAACTGGGGATCTTCCTATGTGGTCAATGATTTTTACTTAAGATTTGTAAAGCCAGAAGCAAGTGAAAAAGAATTGGTGGCCACGGGAAGGATCTCAACTGTGGTACTTATGGTTTTGGCAGCTTTATTGGCTTTGGCTCTTTCCAATGCCCTGGAAGCGTTTAATATCCTATTGCAAATTGGAGCCGGAACTGGATTAATTTTTATTCTCCGTTGGTTTTGGTGGCGGATCAATGCCTATACTGAAATTTCAGCCATGATTATTTCCTTTTTGGTAGCCCTCTTTTTTGAAGTTTTCAATCCGCGTTACGAATGGATATCCATTCCCGATAACATGGCTTACCTCAAACTCCTCTTTGGCGTAGGTATCACCACGATTACCTGGCTGGCAGTTACCCTGCTCACTCCTCCTGAAAAAGAAAGTATCTTATTGGCTTTTTATAAAAAGGTCCACCCTGCCGCCTATGGGTGGAAAAAGCTATTGCATAAATACCCCAAAGAAAAGGTTGAGCAAGGCCAACTACCATTGGAAATAGGCTTGATGCTGACGGGTTCTATTGCTATCTATACCACCTTATTTGCTATCGGTTTTTGGGTATATGGCCAAATTATAGCAGCAGGCCTGGCCACTTTGGTCAGCATTATTGGTTTTGTGATCCTATTTAAGAACTGGAAAAAGATCAGGTTTTTGTAA
- a CDS encoding fasciclin domain-containing protein gives MAGHNKKVSFSKSIPLGLFLMGGLFLLFSCKKDDPIPGTESLSLLQIISEDPNFSIMSDALTKTEWADTLQGPGQFTVMAPIDEDFQQMGIGQYEDLQPQKWDSLLQYHILPGNYELEQLNGIVPTLLEGHFIFATKEEESKVINGQVGILAANIPASNGWIHALDAVITPATYSVIEVMDENGFSIFVEAVQKAGLENLLSEDGPFTLFVPSDEAFEGYFEAQGISKEGWLETPELTDFLLYFMLDGDLSAKDLSSGNFPTRLGLEVYISKITDNEIWLNGQAQVTITDQDAGNGIIHGLDSIYSAPDKTLLGEITENEESFSEFLGAMNYSGLWEELDEEKDYTLFAPTDPAFAGYYATKGITGYEDINLEELRDLLRNHIIPGKVYSQDFGVNLQITTLQGGELSLNREMLQANGYGLWEDYYNVNALNGVIHGIQALLEPTDY, from the coding sequence ATGGCAGGTCATAATAAAAAGGTTTCTTTCTCAAAGAGCATCCCATTAGGATTATTTTTGATGGGGGGATTATTCCTTCTTTTTTCCTGTAAAAAAGATGACCCCATTCCCGGAACGGAAAGTTTAAGCCTTTTACAGATTATTTCGGAGGACCCCAATTTCTCCATAATGTCCGATGCATTAACTAAAACAGAATGGGCGGACACCTTGCAAGGGCCTGGCCAATTTACTGTAATGGCCCCAATAGACGAAGATTTTCAGCAAATGGGTATTGGACAATATGAAGACCTTCAGCCCCAAAAGTGGGACAGTTTATTGCAATACCACATCTTACCGGGGAATTATGAACTGGAACAATTGAATGGCATTGTGCCCACATTATTGGAAGGTCATTTCATCTTTGCGACCAAGGAAGAAGAATCAAAGGTTATCAATGGACAGGTGGGAATCCTGGCAGCCAATATTCCTGCGTCCAATGGTTGGATACATGCATTGGATGCTGTGATTACCCCTGCCACTTATTCTGTAATTGAGGTAATGGATGAAAATGGATTTTCCATATTTGTAGAGGCAGTTCAAAAAGCGGGCCTGGAGAATTTGCTTTCCGAAGATGGCCCATTTACCCTCTTCGTTCCAAGTGATGAAGCTTTTGAAGGTTATTTTGAGGCCCAGGGGATAAGCAAAGAGGGGTGGTTGGAGACACCAGAATTAACGGACTTTTTGCTTTACTTTATGTTGGATGGGGATTTGTCTGCAAAAGATCTTTCTTCAGGAAATTTTCCCACGCGTTTGGGATTGGAGGTATATATCAGCAAAATTACAGATAATGAAATTTGGTTGAATGGCCAGGCCCAGGTCACAATAACAGATCAGGATGCAGGAAATGGAATTATCCATGGACTTGACTCTATTTATTCTGCTCCGGATAAAACCCTTTTAGGTGAAATCACTGAAAATGAAGAAAGCTTTTCCGAATTTTTGGGGGCAATGAACTATTCAGGATTGTGGGAAGAATTGGATGAAGAAAAAGATTATACTTTGTTTGCTCCTACTGACCCGGCCTTTGCTGGTTATTATGCCACCAAGGGAATTACCGGTTATGAAGATATCAATTTAGAGGAATTAAGAGATTTGCTTCGGAATCATATTATCCCTGGCAAGGTTTATTCACAAGATTTTGGGGTCAATTTGCAAATTACCACCTTGCAGGGAGGGGAGCTTTCCCTAAACAGGGAAATGCTGCAGGCCAATGGTTATGGATTATGGGAGGATTATTACAATGTCAATGCTCTAAATGGGGTTATCCATGGAATTCAAGCCTTATTGGAACCCACTGATTATTAG
- the gldB gene encoding gliding motility lipoprotein GldB: MKLYFTLFCCLMLTLAACKKEEKACQISPEVQNIPLNLKIERLETGLFEAENEEEIGEFLESYPGFTQKYLQEDLYPSREALIQSLAKTKSDTLIQELYTETQNQFEDLEEIEKSLENAFKHISYYYPDFEVPKVYTFVSGFTSDLYLDQEMIVIGLDYFLPAEHRFQPPEIPRYIAERYTQEHLVPMIITALSARFIESNLKENTLLAEMIFYGKAYHFAKAMLPCTPERLIIGYSEKEVEACYANEAFIWTHLIENEAIYETNAFEIRKYTGEAPATDIISPDAPGRVGRWMGWNIVDDYRFNNDISLTELMKEKDSQKIFTQSGYKPRQ, from the coding sequence ATGAAATTATATTTCACTTTGTTTTGCTGCCTGATGCTTACCCTTGCAGCTTGTAAAAAAGAGGAGAAAGCTTGTCAAATCTCCCCTGAGGTACAAAATATCCCTTTAAACCTAAAAATCGAAAGGTTGGAAACTGGGCTATTTGAAGCGGAAAATGAGGAAGAAATTGGAGAATTTTTGGAAAGTTATCCTGGGTTTACTCAGAAATACCTGCAGGAAGATCTATATCCAAGCAGGGAAGCCCTGATCCAATCCCTTGCCAAAACAAAATCAGACACCTTGATTCAGGAGCTTTATACAGAGACCCAAAATCAATTTGAGGATTTGGAGGAAATCGAAAAATCTCTGGAAAATGCCTTCAAGCACATTTCATATTATTATCCCGATTTTGAAGTCCCAAAGGTTTACACTTTTGTAAGTGGCTTTACCTCTGATCTTTATTTGGATCAGGAGATGATTGTTATTGGCTTGGATTACTTTTTGCCTGCAGAACACCGGTTCCAACCTCCGGAAATTCCCCGATACATTGCTGAAAGGTATACCCAGGAGCATTTGGTGCCAATGATTATAACCGCCCTTTCCGCCAGGTTTATTGAAAGCAATCTGAAGGAAAACACCCTTTTGGCCGAGATGATTTTTTATGGAAAAGCGTATCATTTTGCCAAAGCCATGCTCCCTTGCACTCCTGAAAGATTAATTATTGGATATTCCGAAAAGGAAGTGGAGGCCTGCTATGCCAATGAAGCTTTTATTTGGACTCATCTAATTGAAAATGAGGCCATATATGAAACCAATGCATTCGAAATCAGGAAGTATACCGGGGAAGCCCCTGCTACAGACATTATCAGTCCGGATGCCCCGGGCCGGGTGGGCCGATGGATGGGCTGGAATATTGTGGATGATTACCGGTTCAACAATGATATTAGTCTTACTGAGCTGATGAAGGAAAAGGACTCCCAAAAGATATTTACCCAGTCAGGTTATAAACCTCGTCAATAG